The DNA region GGGTTGTTCAACCGCCACTTTGCTTATAGATATAAGCAGAAAACTAAAAAACAGAGCAGTTTTAATAGGTCTTGATAATTCCGAAGCGATGCTGGAACAAGCGAGAAGAAAATGTGAAGCATTCGGTGCAAAAATAGAGCTGAAAAATGCAGATATTTTAGAGTACGACTATGAAGAAGCCGATGTTTTTGTAAGCAACTATACGCTTCAGTTTATACGCCCTCTCATCCGCGAAGAACTTGTTAAAAAAATAGCAACTTCTCTTAAAAAAGATGGACTTTTTATCTTTAGCGAAAAAGTGATAAGCCATCACTCAAAATTAAATAAAGATTTGATTGAGTGCTATTACGGTTTTAAAAAAGAGCAGGGCTATTCAGAGTATGAGATAGCTCAAAAAAGAGAAGCACTAGAGAATGTTTTGGTGCCGTACAGCGAAGAAGAAAATATAAAAATGGCTAAAAACTGCGGTTTCTCCCACTGTGAAGTAGTATTCCGCTGGGCAAATTTTGCAACTTTCATAGCTATAAAGTAAAATTACTTCATATTTCGTCGTTAATTTATTTCAATGTACCAGAGTACATTTTCAATAAATTGCCTAGAACTATTTTGTAATTTTAATTTAGAGAGCGTATGAATTACTTCATATTTTGTCGTTAACTTATTTCAATGTACTAGAGTATATTTTCAATAAATTGCCTAGAACTATTTTGTAATTTTAATTTATAGAGCGTATGAACTACTTCATATTTCGTCGTTGATTTGTTTCAATTTACCACGGTAAATCTTCAACAAACCGCCTAGAACTATTTTCTCGTCATTGCGAGCGAAGCGCGGCAATCTAAAGTTTTACCAAACATTGCCTTGAGGTTTTTTAACTTCTTCTTCCCCGCCGACAACAAAATTAACGATTTTGTCCTTTTTCTCGCCGATCTCTTTATAGGTGATTATATTGTCATCTTTGCAATCTTTGTGGTAATAACCTTGTACATCATAATATTCATTGCAATCATTGGCATAATATTTAGCCGAGATGCCGGTTTTGTTCATACATCCCGAAAATAGAAACAGCATTAAAATTATTGGTAAGTATTTAATCATAACCATATATAAAGCAAAAATCAATCCAACTTTTAAACTAAGCCTTAAAACTCTCTTTTGTTTTGCAATAAGATGTTAAAAAACACTCATCACATTTTGGGTTTTTTGCTTTGCAGATGTAGCGTCCAAATAGTACCATTCCCTGATGCAGTGCATTAAGATTGTGTTTAAATTTTTTGACAAGCGTCGCTTCCGTGGCCGTTGCAGTTTTGTCATTGCTTAGTCCGAGCCTGTGAGAGACACGAAATACATGGGTGTCGACTGCCATCAAATTTGCACCCGTATACTCTATCATAACCACATTCGCGGTTTTTTGCCCTACACCGCCAAGCGTCATCAGCTCTTTTTCATTTAGGGGAATTTCACCGCCGTATACTTCGACCACTTTTTTAGCCATTTCTACTATGTTTTTTGCTTTATTATTGAAAAATGAGCAGCTGTTAATAAGCAATTTTACATCATCAATATCTGCAACTGCAAGGGATTTCGGGTTTGGATATTTTTTAAACAGGGCAGGAGTAATAAGGTTCACTCTTTTATCCGTGCATTGCGCCGAGAGGATTACCGCGATAACCAATTCATAAATATTTTTATACTTAAGCTCTGTTACCGCATCACTATATTTATCAATAAAAAGTTGATGAATCTCTTTTATTTCTTGTTTTGTAGCTTTTTTCATAGTGAAATTATATACAAAAGAGGAGTTGTTTAATAACCATTAGTATAAAATTATTAGAATTACCAATAATTAAAAGGTAGTTCTTTAAAGGAAGAAAATGAAAACAGTAACAAAAATAGCAGCGTCTTTGGCAATCCTCTCAACAATATCTGTATTTGCCGCACAAACACAAACACTTGTAACGGTAAACGGTACGGCAATTACTCAGCAAGATGTTGACAAGGAGCTTATGGCAGCAACTCAAGGCAGATTTAACCAAGTTCCTGCAGAAAAACAGAGTGAGTTTAGAAAGCAAGTGTTAGAGCAGTTAGTTGCAATGGAGTTGATTTTCGGTGATGCAAAAAGCAGAGGTGTTTTAGAGTCAAAAGATTTTAAAGAAAAATATCAAGAGATTACAAAACGAATAGAAAAAGAGATAGCTACTCAGGTATGGCAAAAACAAGAGCTAGACAAGATTAAAATCACTGAAAAAGAGCTAAAAGATTATTATGATGCAAACAAAGACGAGTTTGCAGAGAATGAGAGCGTTAATGCGCGTCACATACTTGTAAAAGAGGAATCTGAAGCAAAAAGTGTCATAGCAGAGCTTAAATCGTTAAAAGGCGATGCGCTTAAAAATAAATTTATAGAGATTGCAAAAGCAAAATCAACATGTTCAAGTGCTGCAAACGGCGGTGATTTAGGTTATTTTGCAGAAGGTCAAATGGTACCTGAGTTTAATAATAAAGCATTTTCAATGAAAGCAAAAGAGTTAACTATGGAACCTGTAAAAACACAATTCGGATACCATGTAATCTATATTGAAGATAAAAAAGCAAAAACAACGAAAAGTTTTTCTGAAGTAAAAACATTTATTGAACAAAGATTGAAAATGGAAAAATTCAAATCTTTTATGCAGGCTAAAATCCAAGAACTTCATAAAAAAGCAGTAATCAAGCAGTAATGCACCTTCAAAATTCTCTAAAACTTCCGTCTAAAATTAGTAAAATAGTTTTAGACGCAAGAGTATTCTATGTTAAAAGGGATGATTTAGTAGACCCTTTTTTAGCAGGAAACAAATTTCGCAAACTTTACGCGCTTCTTCAAACTCCATCAAATAAACTAGACAAAATCATCTCGTACGGCGGAACTCAATCAAATGCAATGCTTGCAATCGCCGCTATGTGCAAAGAGAAAAATTGGGAGTTTATATACTATACAAAACCTCTAAGCGATACCCTTAAAAATGAAAATTGCGGAAATTTTTACCACGCGAAAAAACTCGGGATGCGGCATATTGAGATAGAACATCAATATTATAAAGATTTTATATCATCGTTAAGATTTAATTTGGATGAAAAAATATTTATAGTAGATCAGGGCGGAGCAGTTATAGAAGCTATGAAGGGGATAAAAGTATTGGCTGACGAGATAAGAGAAGCCGATTTAAATGTAAAATCTTTAGCCACTCCATCAGGAACAGGTACAACTGCACTTTTTTTAGCTTTAATGCTTCCCGAATATAAAATTTATACGACTCCGTGTGTTGGAGATGAGGCATATTTAAGAGAGCAGATTTCCTCACTTCATGCGATACCGAATAATTTAATAATTTTAAAACCTCAAAAGAAGTATCATTTTGCTAAGCCGTATAAAGAGTTTTTGAAAATATGGCAAAAACTTTTAGAAAGCGGAATCGAATTTGATCTGATTTATGCACCGAGTTTATGGATCTCTTTGCTTGAACAGACGGATGAAGAGATAATCTATATACACAGTGGCGGTGTTAGCGGGAATGAGAGTATGCTTAAGAGGTATGAGAAAAAAAGTTTTTTATTTAATGTATAGTGTGTAGACTAAAAAGACTTGACATCATATCACTCAACTTGATATAATGTTTTATCAACGAATTTATTGCAAAACTTATAAATTAGATTCTGAATCAAGTTCAGGATGACGGAATCTTATATTTTTAGTCATTGACAAACTTGTACCGCAAGGGTATTTCCTTCGGTTATTTGGAATCTATGTTATGCAAAAAGTTTAATAAAAAAGGAGTTATTAATGGATAATATTTTTGAAAAACTAACAAACAATATGAGTGAAACGATAGAGTCGTCAGTATCGCTCGCACTTTACAATAAAAATCAGGAAGTTGAGCCGATACATTTTTTATGGGCGCAGCTGACAAACTCAAACTCTGTCTTAAACCAGATGTTTAATAAAATGGGAGTGAGCAAAGCTGCCGTTGAGTTGGATGTAAAGAGCATAAGCGAGAAGCTGCCAAAATCATCATCCGTAACAAAAGAGAATATTAAGCTCTCAAGAAATTTCGTTCAAACACTGCAAAACGGTGTAGGTCTTATGACAAAAAACGGAGACTCTTTTTTAGCCGTCGATACTTATATGTTGGCGAATATAAAGAGTGAGCCGTTTTTTAGCCTGCTTAAAAAATATATAGATGTCTCAGAGCTTATAAAAAATTTAGAGAGTTCCCGCGGCGGAGCAAAAATAAGTTCTCAAAGCTCCGATGAAACGCTGGAATCGCTCTCAAAATATGGCATAGACTTGACCATAGAAGCAAAAGAGGGGAAACTCTCTCCTGTTATCGGGCGTGATGAAGAGATAACACGGATGATGCAGATACTTATCCGTAAAACTAAAAACAATCCGATGCTGCTCGGTGAGCCGGGAGTCGGTAAAACTGCTTTGGTTGAAGGACTTGCACAGAGAATAAGCGACGGGGCTGTTCCTACATCGCTTCAAAATAAAAAAGTCATCGCACTTGATATGAGTGCGCTAATTGCCGGTGCAAAATATAGAGGAGAGTTTGAAGATAGACTCAAATCTGTTATTGATGAGGTGAAAAAGAGCGGAAATATCATACTTTTCATAGATGAAATTCATACGATTGTAGGAGCAGGGGCAAGCGAGGGGAGCATGGATGCTGCAAATATCCTAAAACCGGCTCTTGCGCGCGGTGAGCTTCATACCATTGGAGCAACGACACTTAAAGAGTATAGAAAATATTTTGAAAAAGATATGGCGCTTCAAAGACGCTTCTTGCCTATCAGCGTAAATGAGCCCAGCGTAAATCAATCTTTGCAGATACTAAGAGGCATAAAAGAGAGACTGGAGACCCATCATAATGTAACCATAACGGACAGTGCTTTGGTTGCGGCGGCAAAACTCTCGGATAGATACATAGCGGATAGATTTTTACCTGACAAAGCAATCGACCTGATAGACGAAGCAGCAGCGGAACTTAAGATGCAGATAGAGTCGGAACCTAACGCTCTAAGCAGTGCCAAGATAAAAAGATCCGAACTTCGCGTTGAGCAAGAAGCGCTTAAAATGGAAGAGTCGCCGGCAAATACAAAACGGCTAGAAGAGATAAAAAAAGAGTTAGCCGATGTTGAAGAGAGGGTTAGAGGTTTAGAAGCACAATTTGCAAACGAAAAAGAGGTATTTGGAAAAATATCAAGCATAAAAAACGAGATTGAAGCAAAAAGAAGAGAAGCAAATGTAGCTAAAAGCACATCCGAATTTAATCGCGCAGCAGAGATAGAGTATGGAGAGATACCGTCATTGTTGGCAAAAGAGAAAGAGATTGCGCAAAATTGGGAGAATCTTCAAAAAGAGGGAACCCTTCTAAAAAACAGTGTAGATGAAGAGTCGATTGCTTCGATTATTTCGAGATGGACGGGCATCCCGATTAAAAAGATGCTTCAAGCGGATAAAGATAAGATTTTAAATGTTGAAGACGAGTTAAATAAAGAGGTAGTCGGACAAAGCAAAGCAACTCATGCAGTTGCCCGTGCAATAAAGAGAAACAAAGCAGGTCTTTCAAGCGGCAACTCTCCAATCGGAAGTTTCCTCTTTTTAGGGCCGACGGGTGTAGGTAAGACACAGACTGCAAAAACTTTGGCTAAGTTTTTGTTTGACTCTCCCGATGCTATGGTGAGAATCGATATGAGCGAATATATGGAGAAGCACTCAGTTTCAAGACTTGTAGGTGCGGCACCGGGATATGTCGGATATGAAGAGGGCGGGCAGCTAACCGAGGCAGTTAGAAGAAAGCCGTATAGCGTTATACTTTTTGATGAGGTTGAAAAAGCTCATCCTGATGTATTTAACATCTTGCTTCAAGTTTTAGACGACGGAAGGTTGACCGATAACAAAGGCGTAACGGTTGATTTTACAAATACCATTATCATCTTAACTTCAAATATAGCAAGCGATAAGATTATAAACAATCCCGATTCGCAAATGCTT from Sulfurimonas sp. includes:
- the cmoA gene encoding carboxy-S-adenosyl-L-methionine synthase CmoA; its protein translation is MNDKVFAKPIKKQFEFDEEVAAVFDDMLQRSVPFYKESQKITQFFAIKQLENGGIMYDLGCSTATLLIDISRKLKNRAVLIGLDNSEAMLEQARRKCEAFGAKIELKNADILEYDYEEADVFVSNYTLQFIRPLIREELVKKIATSLKKDGLFIFSEKVISHHSKLNKDLIECYYGFKKEQGYSEYEIAQKREALENVLVPYSEEENIKMAKNCGFSHCEVVFRWANFATFIAIK
- the nth gene encoding endonuclease III → MKKATKQEIKEIHQLFIDKYSDAVTELKYKNIYELVIAVILSAQCTDKRVNLITPALFKKYPNPKSLAVADIDDVKLLINSCSFFNNKAKNIVEMAKKVVEVYGGEIPLNEKELMTLGGVGQKTANVVMIEYTGANLMAVDTHVFRVSHRLGLSNDKTATATEATLVKKFKHNLNALHQGMVLFGRYICKAKNPKCDECFLTSYCKTKESFKA
- a CDS encoding peptidylprolyl isomerase, with the protein product MKTVTKIAASLAILSTISVFAAQTQTLVTVNGTAITQQDVDKELMAATQGRFNQVPAEKQSEFRKQVLEQLVAMELIFGDAKSRGVLESKDFKEKYQEITKRIEKEIATQVWQKQELDKIKITEKELKDYYDANKDEFAENESVNARHILVKEESEAKSVIAELKSLKGDALKNKFIEIAKAKSTCSSAANGGDLGYFAEGQMVPEFNNKAFSMKAKELTMEPVKTQFGYHVIYIEDKKAKTTKSFSEVKTFIEQRLKMEKFKSFMQAKIQELHKKAVIKQ
- a CDS encoding 1-aminocyclopropane-1-carboxylate deaminase; the encoded protein is MHLQNSLKLPSKISKIVLDARVFYVKRDDLVDPFLAGNKFRKLYALLQTPSNKLDKIISYGGTQSNAMLAIAAMCKEKNWEFIYYTKPLSDTLKNENCGNFYHAKKLGMRHIEIEHQYYKDFISSLRFNLDEKIFIVDQGGAVIEAMKGIKVLADEIREADLNVKSLATPSGTGTTALFLALMLPEYKIYTTPCVGDEAYLREQISSLHAIPNNLIILKPQKKYHFAKPYKEFLKIWQKLLESGIEFDLIYAPSLWISLLEQTDEEIIYIHSGGVSGNESMLKRYEKKSFLFNV
- a CDS encoding AAA family ATPase, whose protein sequence is MDNIFEKLTNNMSETIESSVSLALYNKNQEVEPIHFLWAQLTNSNSVLNQMFNKMGVSKAAVELDVKSISEKLPKSSSVTKENIKLSRNFVQTLQNGVGLMTKNGDSFLAVDTYMLANIKSEPFFSLLKKYIDVSELIKNLESSRGGAKISSQSSDETLESLSKYGIDLTIEAKEGKLSPVIGRDEEITRMMQILIRKTKNNPMLLGEPGVGKTALVEGLAQRISDGAVPTSLQNKKVIALDMSALIAGAKYRGEFEDRLKSVIDEVKKSGNIILFIDEIHTIVGAGASEGSMDAANILKPALARGELHTIGATTLKEYRKYFEKDMALQRRFLPISVNEPSVNQSLQILRGIKERLETHHNVTITDSALVAAAKLSDRYIADRFLPDKAIDLIDEAAAELKMQIESEPNALSSAKIKRSELRVEQEALKMEESPANTKRLEEIKKELADVEERVRGLEAQFANEKEVFGKISSIKNEIEAKRREANVAKSTSEFNRAAEIEYGEIPSLLAKEKEIAQNWENLQKEGTLLKNSVDEESIASIISRWTGIPIKKMLQADKDKILNVEDELNKEVVGQSKATHAVARAIKRNKAGLSSGNSPIGSFLFLGPTGVGKTQTAKTLAKFLFDSPDAMVRIDMSEYMEKHSVSRLVGAAPGYVGYEEGGQLTEAVRRKPYSVILFDEVEKAHPDVFNILLQVLDDGRLTDNKGVTVDFTNTIIILTSNIASDKIINNPDSQMLQELVMGELRKSFKPEFLNRLDDIVIFNALGREQIVGIVDIFFNEIAKKVAGKEITLTLSQSAKAYIAEAGFDPIYGARPLKRALYEIVEDRLAELILEGRVEEGSHVEFDFQNGKIEVKIS